In Nitrosarchaeum koreense MY1, one genomic interval encodes:
- a CDS encoding GNAT family N-acetyltransferase, giving the protein MIRNAVDSDKSVILNFCHNTFSWGDYIQDVWNSWLSEDNLFIVEKEHPIGMTHAFFSKNQVWIEGIRINPDFRRQGFAKKLVQHVELIAKEKQIPFSFMLIDVKNHKSLSMAKNLGYGIFQTWNFYSLLPQINNSHEIQFGNSFDQSKIPHYVKSWRWLPLDKKTILYFYKQNKIIFSDKSGPISIAVLTDSEHFDKILIVTLISGSLSNTLDLILYIQNYGAENKYQKIQILTRAKLSTINTLEHKITFNLMKKSLV; this is encoded by the coding sequence ATGATAAGAAATGCAGTTGATTCAGATAAATCTGTAATACTGAACTTTTGTCATAATACTTTTTCATGGGGTGATTATATTCAAGATGTCTGGAATTCTTGGTTGTCTGAAGATAATTTATTCATTGTAGAGAAAGAGCATCCAATTGGTATGACTCATGCATTTTTCTCTAAAAATCAAGTATGGATTGAAGGAATCCGAATTAATCCAGATTTTCGTAGACAAGGTTTCGCTAAAAAATTAGTCCAACATGTAGAATTAATTGCTAAAGAAAAACAAATTCCATTTTCTTTTATGTTAATAGATGTTAAAAATCACAAATCTCTTTCAATGGCAAAAAACCTTGGTTATGGTATATTTCAAACCTGGAATTTTTATTCACTTCTTCCTCAGATTAATAATAGTCATGAAATTCAATTTGGCAATAGTTTTGATCAATCAAAAATTCCTCATTATGTAAAATCTTGGAGATGGTTGCCTTTAGATAAAAAAACCATATTGTATTTTTACAAACAAAACAAAATAATTTTTTCAGATAAATCCGGTCCAATTTCTATTGCAGTTCTAACTGATTCTGAGCATTTTGATAAAATTTTGATTGTAACTTTAATTTCTGGCTCATTATCCAATACATTAGATCTAATTTTATACATACAAAACTATGGAGCGGAAAACAAATATCAAAAAATACAAATTTTAACTAGAGCCAAATTATCTACAATAAACACATTAGAACACAAAATTACATTTAATCTAATGAAAAAATCTTTGGTCTAA
- a CDS encoding isopentenyl phosphate kinase — translation MILIKLGGSIITNKEKPLSPRKKVVENIAKNLKKIDEPIIIVHGGGSFGHYWSVKYDMHTKPNRYDIHGVSVVKNSMIDLNKIILNVFVKNKLNPYSLPPTDFMSGNIPVIKKVKEITEIAKSGLIPITYGDALWYGNKKTYILSGDKIMTHLAKILKPRLVIFALNEDGLYSDLKTKKLIYELKGENPKISENKMDVTGGMTRKVDEASNIAKSGMNVFFVNGNKPERIVKAVKNNKYEGTLFRGKKNV, via the coding sequence ATGATTCTCATAAAACTAGGAGGTTCTATTATCACAAATAAAGAAAAACCGCTTAGTCCTAGAAAGAAAGTTGTAGAAAATATTGCAAAAAATTTGAAGAAAATTGATGAACCAATCATTATTGTTCATGGAGGAGGATCATTTGGGCATTATTGGTCTGTAAAATATGATATGCATACTAAACCAAATAGATATGACATACATGGAGTATCTGTAGTTAAAAATTCAATGATTGATCTTAACAAAATAATATTAAATGTATTTGTAAAAAATAAGCTAAATCCATACTCTCTTCCTCCAACGGATTTTATGTCAGGAAATATTCCAGTGATAAAAAAAGTAAAAGAAATAACTGAAATTGCAAAATCAGGATTAATACCGATCACGTATGGAGATGCACTTTGGTATGGAAATAAGAAAACATACATTTTATCAGGAGATAAAATAATGACTCATTTAGCAAAAATTTTAAAACCAAGATTAGTAATTTTTGCTTTAAACGAAGATGGATTATACTCAGATCTAAAAACTAAAAAATTAATTTATGAATTAAAAGGAGAAAATCCTAAAATTTCTGAAAATAAAATGGATGTAACAGGAGGAATGACTAGAAAGGTAGATGAAGCATCTAACATTGCAAAAAGTGGAATGAATGTTTTTTTTGTAAATGGTAACAAACCAGAGAGAATAGTGAAAGCGGTTAAAAACAACAAGTATGAAGGAACATTGTTCAGAGGTAAAAAAAATGTCTGA
- a CDS encoding polyprenyl synthetase family protein: MKKTSTIEKNAKIVNRYLNSKIKGDPKMLYDAASHLIIHGGKRLRPHMVMKSCQILGGSTVIAMPAASAVEMIHNFTLVHDDIMDNDEMRHGVPTVHKKFGMPIAILAGDVLFSKAYQIISNAKLSNDAIVQLVSRLAKACVDVCEGQLLDVKMAEEKRIPTQNEYITMIGKKTAALFDVSCSMGAICATGNQKDISNLSNFGKNLGIAFQITDDLIGVMGDSKITKKPVGNDLREGKKSLPILMAIKSAKGEDKKVILKVFGNTKASKNELEKAVDIIRSLGIEEEVRMQALHYAEMAKKSLSNYSGTAKTELIDLLDFVVKRSV, encoded by the coding sequence ATGAAAAAAACAAGCACGATTGAAAAAAATGCAAAAATTGTCAATAGATATCTAAATTCCAAGATAAAAGGAGATCCTAAAATGCTATATGATGCAGCATCACATCTCATCATCCATGGAGGAAAAAGACTCAGACCTCATATGGTAATGAAGAGCTGTCAAATATTAGGAGGTAGTACAGTAATTGCAATGCCTGCTGCTAGTGCAGTAGAAATGATACATAACTTTACTTTAGTTCATGATGACATTATGGATAATGATGAAATGCGTCATGGAGTACCCACAGTGCATAAAAAATTTGGAATGCCAATTGCAATACTAGCTGGAGATGTATTATTTTCTAAGGCATATCAAATTATTTCAAATGCAAAATTATCCAACGATGCAATAGTTCAATTAGTTTCCAGATTGGCAAAGGCATGTGTAGATGTATGTGAAGGCCAATTATTAGACGTAAAAATGGCTGAAGAAAAAAGGATCCCTACACAAAACGAGTATATCACAATGATTGGTAAAAAAACCGCTGCATTATTTGATGTATCTTGTTCGATGGGTGCAATTTGTGCAACAGGTAATCAAAAAGATATTTCAAATTTATCAAATTTTGGTAAGAATTTAGGAATTGCTTTTCAAATTACAGATGATCTTATTGGTGTAATGGGAGATTCAAAGATTACAAAAAAACCTGTTGGTAATGATCTTAGAGAAGGTAAAAAATCCCTTCCAATTCTTATGGCAATAAAATCAGCAAAAGGTGAAGATAAAAAAGTGATTCTAAAAGTATTCGGGAATACAAAAGCAAGTAAAAATGAGCTTGAAAAAGCTGTAGATATTATTCGTTCACTTGGAATAGAAGAAGAGGTAAGAATGCAGGCGTTACATTATGCAGAAATGGCAAAAAAATCGCTTTCAAATTATTCAGGTACTGCTAAAACAGAATTAATAGATCTTTTAGATTTTGTAGTAAAAAGAAGCGTATAG
- a CDS encoding Rieske (2Fe-2S) protein, with protein MGKIIVGKTADVPPGKMIKVSIDGKEIMVANVDGAYCAMDDSCTHSGSSLSEGKLDGCNVICGWHGAQFDCKTGKLVKFPAKIRDVASYNVSIESDNIFLEM; from the coding sequence ATGGGTAAAATTATAGTCGGAAAAACAGCAGATGTTCCTCCTGGAAAAATGATCAAAGTGTCAATTGACGGTAAAGAAATAATGGTTGCAAATGTTGACGGTGCATATTGTGCCATGGATGATTCATGTACTCATTCTGGTTCAAGTCTCTCAGAGGGAAAATTAGATGGCTGTAATGTGATTTGTGGATGGCATGGAGCCCAATTTGATTGTAAAACTGGTAAATTAGTTAAATTCCCAGCTAAAATTAGAGATGTAGCATCATATAACGTATCAATAGAGTCAGATAACATATTTCTAGAGATGTGA
- a CDS encoding class I SAM-dependent methyltransferase: MKIEEYLKSLPESIVSGEEVQLPEKSFRDIFNFLKLEKNDIFYHLGCGDGTGISIALKEYQVKKAVGVDNNPEKIKLAKNILDKNKIQGKLICDDIQNVDISDATAILFWFTNEDIINNMMNKFKDLKAGTRIITIWGPLSDCLPEKVKFPYIINLVPFKKANSLQEQVLAVFGVKCVDFVTAWEFAERYTKAISTPEVENDRFLTIIQTLVIWINAKNLGVSCGEKIPESIKTYIDIMKTHFNIDFEHLLK, encoded by the coding sequence TTGAAAATAGAAGAATATCTCAAATCATTACCCGAAAGCATAGTTAGTGGAGAAGAAGTTCAATTACCAGAGAAATCATTTAGAGATATTTTTAATTTTTTAAAATTAGAAAAAAATGATATTTTTTATCATCTTGGATGTGGAGATGGAACTGGAATCTCCATAGCATTAAAAGAATATCAGGTGAAAAAAGCTGTAGGTGTTGATAACAATCCAGAAAAAATTAAACTAGCAAAAAATATTCTAGATAAAAATAAGATACAAGGTAAATTAATTTGTGATGACATACAAAATGTGGACATTTCTGATGCTACCGCAATTTTGTTTTGGTTTACAAATGAAGATATCATCAATAATATGATGAATAAATTTAAAGATCTAAAAGCAGGGACAAGAATAATTACAATTTGGGGGCCATTGTCAGATTGCCTTCCTGAAAAAGTAAAATTTCCATACATAATTAATTTAGTTCCTTTTAAAAAAGCAAATAGTTTACAAGAACAAGTATTAGCAGTTTTTGGAGTAAAATGTGTAGATTTTGTAACAGCATGGGAATTTGCTGAGAGATATACAAAAGCTATCAGTACTCCAGAAGTTGAAAATGATAGATTTTTGACAATTATTCAAACTCTAGTAATTTGGATTAATGCAAAGAATTTAGGAGTATCGTGTGGAGAGAAAATCCCGGAATCCATTAAAACGTACATAGACATAATGAAAACTCATTTCAATATTGATTTTGAACATCTTTTAAAATAA
- a CDS encoding fumarylacetoacetate hydrolase family protein encodes MKIARLVHENNETYGFVKGDRVATKDEITYQTGVPIPQSIKDFLFDGWFDEIKDKIDTLPYEENISKFKLLSPIPNPNKIICLAFNYIDHAKEQNLSPPDEPAIVLKPRTALNGTGSDIICPDFVTQLDYEVELALIIGKNCKNINEKQAVDAIFGYMILNDVSARDIQFKDKQFTRGKSFDTFAPSGPWITTADEIKDPQNLKLTTKINGEIRQNSSTSNMFIKIPEIVSRLSKVMTLEKGDIISTGTPAGVMLNKPNAVFLKNGDKVEMEIENLGILKNTIRFVNEN; translated from the coding sequence ATGAAGATAGCAAGATTAGTTCATGAAAATAATGAAACATATGGTTTTGTAAAAGGAGATAGAGTTGCAACAAAGGATGAAATAACTTATCAAACAGGAGTTCCAATTCCACAAAGTATCAAGGATTTTCTTTTTGATGGATGGTTTGATGAAATCAAAGATAAAATTGATACTCTACCATACGAAGAAAACATTTCAAAATTTAAATTATTAAGTCCAATTCCAAATCCAAATAAAATAATATGTTTAGCTTTTAATTATATAGATCATGCAAAAGAACAGAATTTATCGCCACCTGATGAACCTGCCATAGTCCTAAAACCTAGAACTGCTTTAAACGGTACAGGTTCTGACATAATTTGCCCAGACTTTGTTACGCAGTTGGATTATGAAGTTGAATTAGCTTTGATTATAGGTAAAAATTGTAAAAACATCAATGAAAAGCAAGCTGTAGATGCAATATTTGGATATATGATACTAAACGATGTATCTGCACGCGATATTCAGTTTAAAGACAAGCAATTCACTAGAGGGAAAAGTTTTGATACATTTGCACCATCTGGACCATGGATAACAACGGCAGATGAAATCAAAGATCCACAGAACTTAAAATTAACAACCAAAATTAATGGGGAGATACGACAGAATTCATCTACAAGTAACATGTTCATAAAAATACCAGAAATAGTTTCGAGATTAAGTAAGGTTATGACTCTAGAAAAAGGGGACATCATTTCAACTGGAACTCCAGCAGGAGTAATGCTGAACAAACCTAATGCAGTATTTCTTAAAAATGGGGATAAAGTAGAGATGGAAATTGAGAATTTAGGTATTTTAAAAAATACAATCAGATTTGTAAATGAGAATTAG
- the idi gene encoding isopentenyl-diphosphate Delta-isomerase, giving the protein MSDEYVILVDENDNPIGSEEKVRCHLPNGKLHRAFTALLFDKNGRLVLTRRAKEKMLWPEDWDGTVASHPREGETYTASAERRMPEEVGISCKMDYLMKFEYHVPYKNIGSENEICGTLIGIVDESTKFKMIEGEIDEIKWISASELLSEIKNNPKIYCPWMLIALIFLDRSENKMLEKYKDVLSSWINSDLQTELKKAIHNHLPDDKWRLIR; this is encoded by the coding sequence ATGTCTGATGAGTATGTAATTTTGGTTGATGAAAACGATAATCCTATAGGTTCAGAAGAAAAGGTAAGATGCCATTTACCAAATGGAAAACTTCACAGAGCATTTACAGCCTTGCTATTTGATAAAAATGGAAGATTGGTTCTAACAAGAAGAGCAAAAGAAAAAATGTTATGGCCAGAAGATTGGGATGGAACGGTAGCTAGTCATCCAAGAGAGGGTGAGACATACACAGCATCAGCTGAACGAAGAATGCCTGAAGAAGTGGGTATTTCTTGTAAGATGGATTATTTAATGAAGTTTGAATATCATGTACCTTACAAAAATATAGGTTCTGAGAACGAAATTTGTGGTACTCTAATTGGGATTGTTGATGAATCAACTAAATTTAAAATGATAGAAGGAGAGATAGATGAGATAAAATGGATTTCAGCATCTGAACTTCTTTCTGAAATTAAAAACAATCCAAAAATTTATTGTCCATGGATGTTAATTGCATTGATATTTCTAGACAGATCTGAAAATAAAATGTTAGAAAAATATAAAGATGTTTTATCATCTTGGATTAATTCAGATTTGCAAACAGAATTGAAAAAAGCAATACATAATCATCTTCCAGATGATAAATGGAGATTAATAAGATGA
- the gltX gene encoding glutamate--tRNA ligase: protein MDEETKKEIRKIALQNAFEHEGKTQDKIVLAKILGTKPEFRTRVKEISEEIKTIVSEINQLSFEEQRKEIEENFPDILIPKEKTEEREGLPPLKNAEYGKVITRFPPEPNGYPHIGHAKAAIINAEYAKMYGGKFILRMDDTNPEAERMEYHAAIKVGLDWLGIKFDVIKNTSDDMEIFYEKGIELINSGKAYVCTCKREDISENRRERIACKCSRGDIKQSNKGWEKMFSKFKPGDAIVRFRGDMKADNAVMRDPVLFRIIEEKHYTLGNKYRVWPSYDFAVAIEDSIDGVTHAFRSKEFELRKELIDAILDALNMRKPYQDFFSRLEFKGMPISKRILKPLIEEGKVSWYDDPRLPTLESLRRRGIKPEAIKKFILSLGLTKANTLAPFDALESFNRKFVDADSIRLFMVSKPKKLTIKKLPFSFVEIANHPIKNMGKRKINIDENFYISGEDVENMKGTQIRLLGLGNIKISKNNGELLGEFMEGESNSDIQKIQWIPQKDAHMIKILIPKQLFIDEKFNEDSLEELEVYTEPHYLELKDGEEIQFVRFGYCRKDSQNQAIFTHK, encoded by the coding sequence TTGGACGAAGAAACAAAAAAAGAGATTCGAAAAATAGCTTTACAAAATGCATTTGAACATGAAGGAAAAACTCAGGATAAAATTGTATTAGCAAAGATCCTAGGAACAAAACCAGAGTTTAGAACAAGAGTAAAAGAAATATCTGAAGAGATTAAGACAATTGTTTCTGAAATTAATCAATTATCATTTGAAGAACAAAGAAAAGAGATTGAAGAAAATTTTCCAGATATTTTAATCCCAAAGGAAAAAACTGAAGAAAGAGAAGGGCTTCCTCCACTAAAAAATGCAGAGTATGGAAAAGTAATTACTCGATTTCCACCAGAACCTAACGGATATCCACACATAGGACATGCTAAAGCAGCTATCATTAATGCAGAATATGCAAAAATGTATGGTGGAAAATTCATTTTAAGAATGGATGATACTAATCCAGAAGCTGAAAGAATGGAATATCATGCTGCAATTAAAGTTGGGTTAGACTGGTTAGGAATAAAATTTGATGTGATAAAAAATACTTCAGATGATATGGAAATATTTTATGAAAAAGGTATAGAACTAATTAATTCTGGAAAGGCTTACGTTTGTACTTGTAAAAGAGAGGATATTAGTGAAAATAGACGGGAGCGTATAGCTTGTAAATGTAGTAGAGGAGATATTAAACAAAGTAATAAAGGATGGGAGAAAATGTTTAGCAAATTTAAGCCTGGAGATGCAATTGTAAGATTTCGAGGAGATATGAAGGCAGATAATGCAGTAATGAGAGATCCAGTATTGTTTAGAATAATAGAAGAAAAACATTACACACTTGGAAACAAATATCGAGTTTGGCCAAGTTATGATTTTGCTGTTGCAATAGAGGATAGTATTGATGGTGTAACCCATGCATTTCGTTCAAAGGAATTTGAATTAAGAAAAGAGCTGATAGATGCTATTTTAGATGCACTAAATATGCGAAAACCATATCAAGATTTCTTTTCTAGACTTGAATTCAAAGGAATGCCAATATCAAAAAGAATTCTTAAACCATTGATTGAAGAAGGTAAAGTATCGTGGTATGATGATCCAAGATTACCTACTTTAGAGTCACTTAGAAGAAGAGGGATTAAACCAGAAGCAATAAAAAAATTCATCTTATCATTAGGATTAACTAAAGCAAATACATTAGCACCATTTGATGCTCTTGAGTCATTTAACAGAAAATTTGTCGATGCGGATAGTATTAGATTATTCATGGTAAGCAAACCAAAAAAACTTACAATTAAAAAATTACCATTTTCATTTGTAGAAATTGCCAATCACCCAATAAAGAATATGGGTAAAAGAAAAATCAACATTGATGAGAATTTCTACATTTCAGGAGAAGACGTTGAAAATATGAAAGGTACTCAAATCAGATTGTTAGGATTAGGCAATATCAAAATATCAAAAAATAATGGAGAGTTATTAGGAGAATTTATGGAAGGTGAATCTAATTCAGACATACAAAAAATACAATGGATTCCACAGAAAGATGCCCACATGATCAAAATTCTTATTCCAAAACAATTGTTTATTGATGAAAAATTTAATGAAGATAGTTTAGAAGAATTAGAGGTTTATACAGAACCCCATTATTTAGAATTAAAAGATGGTGAAGAAATACAATTTGTTAGATTTGGATATTGTAGAAAAGATTCACAAAATCAGGCAATTTTTACACACAAGTAA
- the mvk gene encoding mevalonate kinase codes for MISKASAPGKVILFGEHFVVYGIKAILCAIDKRVTVTAEKIPENKIIIKSNIGELEVSLNKSMNEISSPLKPFVYLANKMIKKYNQSEGIKIYVKSEIPSGVGLGSSSACCVAGAAAISKLFEKTSKEKILELAIEAERTIFQNTSGADCTVCTFGGLMEYDKEKGFSQIKSEPNFHLVIANSNIEHSTEVVVSNVKQFKEKNEEKFSIMCQKELELVNRVKIMLKNNDLQGLGKCMKDNQKFLEIIGISNEKLRKMIEKAENSSFGAKITGAGGGGCIIALSDESNLEKIISELKMNDYECFSVKIDFKGLDTF; via the coding sequence TTGATTTCTAAAGCCTCTGCACCTGGAAAGGTCATTCTTTTTGGAGAACATTTTGTTGTGTATGGAATAAAAGCAATTCTTTGTGCTATTGATAAAAGAGTTACAGTCACAGCTGAAAAAATTCCTGAAAACAAAATTATAATTAAGTCAAACATCGGAGAATTAGAAGTTTCACTCAATAAATCAATGAATGAAATAAGTTCACCATTAAAACCATTTGTATATTTAGCAAATAAAATGATTAAAAAATATAATCAATCAGAGGGAATTAAGATTTATGTAAAATCAGAAATTCCATCAGGGGTAGGATTAGGATCCTCATCTGCATGTTGTGTAGCAGGTGCAGCCGCAATATCCAAATTATTTGAAAAAACTAGTAAAGAAAAAATTTTAGAGTTAGCTATAGAGGCAGAAAGAACAATTTTTCAAAATACATCTGGAGCAGATTGTACAGTGTGTACGTTTGGTGGACTGATGGAATATGATAAAGAAAAAGGATTCTCTCAAATTAAATCTGAACCAAACTTTCATCTAGTTATTGCAAATTCTAACATTGAGCATTCAACAGAAGTGGTTGTATCAAATGTTAAGCAATTCAAAGAAAAAAATGAAGAAAAATTTTCCATCATGTGCCAAAAAGAATTAGAATTAGTAAATCGTGTTAAAATCATGTTAAAAAATAATGATTTACAAGGATTGGGTAAATGTATGAAGGACAATCAAAAATTTTTAGAAATTATAGGTATCTCTAATGAAAAATTACGAAAAATGATAGAAAAAGCAGAAAATTCATCGTTTGGGGCAAAAATTACGGGTGCAGGTGGAGGTGGATGTATTATTGCTTTATCCGATGAATCAAATTTAGAAAAAATTATTTCGGAATTAAAGATGAATGATTATGAATGCTTTTCTGTAAAAATCGATTTTAAAGGATTGGATACTTTTTAA
- a CDS encoding helix-turn-helix transcriptional regulator codes for MADLIDKTANYVLDLASPQRLNILFKLLSKDSTPTEIAKELESTKQEVHRNFIRLEESGLIEKKNNGKYSTTTFGETVCTQVPTIVFFSQNRKYFEEHTFIDIPYKFKIRCGQLAVSQHVKGISKVLEQWKTIYKNSREYIYEILSEAPLDLIEPLVKQIKKGIKFQYIFSESTVVPKGRKDLLKKLGFNNLIEKGLIERKMAKNVQTVIVLNEKEACVLFPKNDGESDLTEMFYSDDPMFHEWCLDYFRFCWYGSDEFIESKLKE; via the coding sequence ATGGCTGATCTCATTGATAAAACTGCAAACTATGTTTTAGATCTTGCTAGCCCTCAAAGGCTTAATATTTTATTTAAATTATTAAGTAAAGATTCTACTCCTACCGAAATTGCAAAGGAATTAGAATCAACCAAGCAAGAAGTTCATAGAAATTTTATTAGATTAGAAGAAAGTGGTCTTATTGAGAAAAAAAATAACGGAAAATACAGCACTACTACATTTGGAGAAACGGTTTGCACACAAGTTCCAACAATAGTTTTCTTTTCCCAAAATAGAAAATATTTTGAAGAACATACATTTATTGACATTCCTTACAAATTTAAAATTCGGTGTGGGCAGCTTGCAGTAAGTCAACATGTTAAAGGTATATCAAAAGTTTTGGAGCAATGGAAGACAATTTATAAAAATTCTAGGGAGTACATATATGAAATATTATCTGAAGCTCCTTTGGATCTTATCGAGCCTTTAGTCAAACAAATTAAAAAAGGAATTAAATTTCAGTATATCTTCTCTGAATCCACAGTAGTTCCTAAAGGAAGAAAGGATTTATTGAAAAAATTAGGATTTAACAATCTTATTGAAAAAGGATTGATAGAACGAAAAATGGCAAAAAATGTTCAGACTGTAATAGTTCTAAATGAAAAAGAGGCATGTGTTTTATTTCCTAAAAATGATGGTGAATCCGATCTTACTGAAATGTTTTATAGTGATGATCCTATGTTTCATGAATGGTGTCTCGATTATTTCCGATTTTGTTGGTATGGTTCAGATGAATTCATTGAGAGTAAGTTAAAAGAATAA
- a CDS encoding UPF0147 family protein: MADEKQNKESMKEAIETLNQIATSHSTPKTIKKSITDLIAELNNEEYSLSVRANNTISLLDDVTQDPNMPSYVRTQLWQAVSKLESIRE, encoded by the coding sequence ATGGCTGATGAAAAACAAAACAAAGAATCAATGAAAGAAGCAATTGAAACATTAAATCAAATTGCTACAAGTCATTCAACGCCAAAGACAATTAAAAAGTCAATTACAGATTTAATAGCAGAATTAAATAATGAAGAATATTCATTGTCAGTAAGAGCAAACAATACAATAAGTTTACTTGATGATGTTACACAAGATCCAAATATGCCCTCATATGTAAGAACACAGTTATGGCAAGCAGTTTCAAAACTTGAAAGCATAAGAGAATAA